Proteins from a genomic interval of Paenibacillus sp. FSL H8-0048:
- a CDS encoding alpha/beta hydrolase: METLLLWPKGVPGALGTSEEDQPAITPYLVEGKGNAAVLVCPGGGYAMRADHEGGPVAEWLNTLGISAFVLRYRVAPYQYPSALQDAQRALRTIRFRADEFGIDPDRLGIMGFSAGGHLASTAGVSYDLGNPDHPEPLERLSSRPDRLILCYPVISMTEGVTHQGSKENLLGAVPGAELSLKLSSEFQVTPDTPPTFLWHTSDDDYVPVENSLLFAAGLSRHKVPFDLHIYAHGVHGLGLAPEEPHTKTWTDACGSWLQLQGYTRAPGKAGTYYGA, from the coding sequence ATGGAAACGTTGTTGCTATGGCCTAAAGGGGTGCCAGGAGCGCTGGGAACCAGCGAAGAGGATCAGCCTGCGATTACACCTTATTTAGTGGAAGGCAAGGGGAATGCTGCTGTGCTGGTCTGTCCGGGAGGCGGGTACGCCATGCGAGCCGACCATGAAGGCGGTCCTGTTGCGGAGTGGCTGAATACGCTGGGCATCTCCGCCTTCGTACTGCGCTACCGTGTAGCGCCTTATCAATACCCGAGTGCGCTCCAGGATGCGCAACGGGCGCTGCGTACGATCCGCTTCCGCGCGGACGAATTCGGCATTGACCCGGACCGTCTCGGCATTATGGGCTTCTCGGCAGGTGGACATCTCGCTTCTACCGCCGGGGTATCTTATGATCTGGGCAATCCTGATCACCCGGAGCCATTGGAGCGGCTATCCAGCCGTCCTGACCGCCTGATTCTATGCTACCCGGTCATCTCGATGACCGAAGGGGTTACACATCAGGGCTCGAAGGAGAATCTGCTGGGAGCTGTTCCCGGTGCAGAGTTGTCGCTTAAGCTCAGCAGCGAGTTCCAGGTAACCCCGGACACGCCGCCAACGTTCCTCTGGCATACCTCGGATGATGATTATGTCCCGGTAGAGAACAGCCTGTTGTTTGCTGCAGGGCTTAGCCGTCATAAGGTTCCATTCGATCTGCATATCTATGCACACGGCGTACACGGTCTGGGCCTAGCCCCTGAAGAGCCGCACACTAAGACTTGGACGGATGCCTGTGGCTCATGGCTGCAATTGCAAGGGTATACCCGAGCCCCAGGAAAAGCGGGTACATATTATGGAGCTTAG
- the tmk gene encoding dTMP kinase, producing the protein MFPALNPISNDEYQGRLFVFDGVDGAGKTTMIEMLAEKLRKEGKQVLLTMQPTPEMRQLHIFRTYIYEPEKRHLVDYNALQMYMFADRKQHYREIIEPALQEGIYVISDRYIYTMLATMIARGHSPEPWLIELLPSIRQPHVAFLMDVDLETSVERIQQRKSFEDSFVEREHLLKSLTSYRTVGEHFGMHIISSANLGIDAAFAEIGAIVDNLEAVDHGAS; encoded by the coding sequence ATGTTTCCCGCGCTTAATCCGATTTCCAACGATGAATATCAGGGCAGACTATTCGTATTTGATGGTGTTGACGGTGCAGGAAAGACCACAATGATCGAAATGCTTGCAGAAAAGCTCCGCAAAGAAGGCAAGCAGGTGCTATTGACTATGCAGCCAACGCCGGAAATGCGCCAGCTCCATATTTTCAGAACGTATATTTATGAACCTGAAAAACGTCATCTTGTAGATTATAACGCCTTGCAGATGTATATGTTCGCAGATCGAAAGCAGCACTATAGAGAAATTATTGAGCCTGCCTTGCAAGAGGGGATTTACGTAATCAGTGATCGTTATATTTATACAATGCTAGCAACAATGATTGCTCGCGGACATTCCCCGGAGCCGTGGCTTATTGAGCTACTTCCATCTATTCGCCAGCCGCATGTGGCATTTCTTATGGATGTCGATCTGGAAACGAGTGTTGAAAGAATACAACAACGCAAAAGCTTTGAAGACTCCTTTGTCGAACGGGAACATCTGTTGAAGAGTCTGACCAGCTACCGGACTGTGGGTGAACATTTTGGAATGCATATCATTTCATCAGCGAACTTAGGAATTGACGCTGCATTTGCCGAAATCGGAGCTATTGTGGATAACTTAGAGGCGGTCGATCATGGAGCGTCTTAA
- a CDS encoding TrpB-like pyridoxal phosphate-dependent enzyme, whose translation MVGRQTPLHRAYRLEQAFETTNRIYIKREDTLSNGSFKITSALPQAYYGSTEGKVSVITETGAGQTGVAAALAAKLTGLNCKVYMVRSSYELKKLRRLMMETYGAEVVASPSSLTGAGRAFIAKGENNGSIAFATSEVLEEIALSKGSMNIAGSLFDFVLTYNTVIGLEVIEQLSTNHIEPDIVIGCVGGGSSFGGFALPIVDYYGDRLERVICTESSAIPTLTRGVYDYDYADGEGGGSKLLMYSLGYDFNPPSMHASGLRYHAAAPIVSHFVNQGIIEAQAFDEAEAMASAVEFARIEGIIASPESSYTIYGIKKICSQYENKNIVALLTGNGQLDLESYGGFL comes from the coding sequence ATGGTTGGCCGCCAAACGCCATTGCATCGAGCATATCGCTTGGAACAAGCTTTTGAGACAACCAACAGAATCTATATCAAACGTGAAGATACACTGAGTAATGGAAGTTTCAAAATCACCTCAGCTCTACCACAGGCTTATTATGGTTCAACGGAGGGGAAAGTGTCTGTAATTACCGAAACAGGTGCGGGTCAGACAGGTGTAGCAGCAGCACTTGCTGCAAAGTTAACTGGTTTGAATTGCAAAGTCTATATGGTTCGCAGTTCTTATGAATTAAAGAAGTTGAGAAGGCTGATGATGGAAACATATGGTGCTGAAGTAGTCGCTTCTCCAAGTAGTTTAACTGGAGCAGGAAGAGCATTTATAGCAAAAGGAGAAAATAATGGATCGATTGCTTTTGCAACATCTGAGGTATTGGAGGAAATAGCACTTTCAAAAGGTAGTATGAACATTGCAGGCTCATTATTTGATTTTGTGCTTACATATAACACTGTTATTGGTTTGGAAGTGATTGAACAACTCTCCACTAACCATATTGAACCGGATATTGTGATCGGTTGTGTGGGCGGTGGCAGTTCATTCGGAGGATTTGCTCTGCCTATTGTCGATTATTATGGAGATCGGTTGGAACGGGTAATATGTACGGAATCCTCAGCCATACCAACGCTCACCAGGGGGGTATACGACTATGATTATGCAGATGGAGAAGGCGGAGGCAGTAAGTTGCTTATGTATTCCCTAGGTTACGATTTTAATCCGCCCTCGATGCATGCTTCTGGTTTACGGTATCATGCTGCTGCGCCGATCGTATCCCACTTTGTCAATCAAGGCATCATTGAAGCTCAGGCCTTTGATGAGGCGGAGGCCATGGCCTCCGCAGTGGAGTTTGCAAGAATTGAAGGGATTATTGCTTCTCCAGAAAGCTCCTATACCATATATGGCATTAAGAAAATTTGCAGTCAGTATGAGAATAAAAACATAGTCGCCTTGCTTACAGGAAACGGCCAGTTGGATCTCGAATCCTACGGCGGCTTTTTATGA
- a CDS encoding GNAT family N-acetyltransferase yields the protein MELRFLQVTTAEETAEVARLAAEIWQEYYVSIITIEQIDYMIEKFQSAPAITDQIHHQGYEYYLIHNGDGSIAGYMSAREEDGKLFLSKFYIGKEYRGRSYASQALAFLEKLCEDRNLTHIWLTVNRDNESSIVVYKKKGFRILREQMADIGNGFVMDDFIMEKEIPVFRGIYS from the coding sequence ATGGAGCTTAGATTTCTACAAGTGACTACAGCGGAAGAAACCGCTGAGGTTGCCCGATTGGCTGCAGAAATATGGCAAGAATATTATGTCTCCATTATTACCATCGAGCAGATTGATTACATGATTGAAAAGTTCCAATCGGCTCCCGCGATAACGGATCAAATCCATCATCAGGGCTACGAATATTACTTGATCCATAATGGCGATGGCTCTATTGCCGGATATATGTCGGCCAGAGAAGAAGATGGCAAGCTCTTTTTGAGTAAGTTCTATATCGGCAAGGAGTACAGGGGGCGCAGCTATGCCAGTCAAGCGTTGGCCTTCCTGGAGAAGCTGTGTGAGGACCGTAATCTGACTCATATCTGGCTGACAGTCAATCGTGACAACGAATCCAGTATTGTGGTATATAAGAAAAAAGGCTTCCGTATCCTACGGGAGCAAATGGCGGATATCGGCAATGGATTCGTCATGGATGATTTTATTATGGAGAAAGAAATTCCGGTTTTTAGAGGGATTTACAGCTAA
- a CDS encoding CPBP family intramembrane glutamic endopeptidase — protein sequence MNRTKWCAIGAVYILLTAILIIHPRQETLYLLIFTQTQLLINLNAYRIRDSAFKGANWVRRSVYFFSYLIAYSFFSSPSLEKGNLIISFSLALLAGLIFLIPRFGEIKPFYNKDLTLFFPPLSLNAACLEVYSYLCSAVLQELYYKAFVIALLMPLTGAVAAVIISALLFVFDHLVHARSSTFKLPDYLAQFVMGLCSGLLYVYSGSVWVAVLVHFTFNAPLAFSYLYRYGVTMRMNMKVD from the coding sequence ATGAACAGAACGAAATGGTGTGCGATTGGAGCTGTATATATTCTTCTTACAGCAATACTTATTATTCATCCTAGACAAGAAACACTATATTTGTTGATTTTCACGCAAACTCAGTTATTGATTAATCTTAATGCCTACCGTATTCGTGATTCTGCCTTTAAAGGAGCGAATTGGGTGAGGAGATCAGTCTACTTTTTTTCGTATTTGATAGCATATAGTTTTTTTTCAAGTCCTTCATTAGAGAAAGGAAATTTAATCATATCTTTTTCACTTGCTCTGCTGGCGGGATTAATATTTCTGATTCCCAGGTTTGGTGAGATTAAGCCGTTTTACAACAAAGATTTGACACTTTTCTTCCCCCCCTTGAGTTTAAATGCAGCTTGTTTGGAGGTGTATTCATACCTCTGTTCCGCAGTCCTGCAGGAATTGTATTACAAAGCATTTGTAATAGCTTTATTAATGCCATTGACCGGAGCTGTAGCAGCTGTAATAATCTCCGCTTTACTGTTCGTATTTGATCATCTGGTCCATGCAAGGTCATCAACTTTCAAGCTTCCTGATTATCTAGCACAATTTGTAATGGGTCTGTGTTCAGGATTGCTCTATGTATACAGTGGGTCGGTGTGGGTTGCTGTTTTGGTGCACTTTACCTTTAATGCACCACTTGCTTTCTCCTACTTATATCGGTATGGAGTAACCATGAGAATGAATATGAAGGTGGACTAA
- a CDS encoding Crp/Fnr family transcriptional regulator — MIKEHYNVIEARGNTNCFSEQNFNRLLVTMKERVVPEGSHLFWEGDFSDKLFYIKRGRVKLTKSTDEGKELILYMYQAGDMVGQADPFFSTKHSFTAEVIEESEVGVIEQKDLEILICQHCDFAIDFMKWMGIHHRLTQTKFRDLMMYGKPGALCSTLIRLGNTYGEKTGDSILINKKITHTDLSNMIGATRESVNRMLSDLRKKDAVEYENGMIVIKDLAMLQEICHCELCPNEICRI, encoded by the coding sequence ATGATAAAGGAACATTATAATGTTATCGAAGCCCGCGGCAATACAAACTGTTTCTCCGAGCAGAACTTTAACCGCCTGCTGGTCACCATGAAGGAACGCGTAGTCCCTGAAGGATCACACCTGTTCTGGGAAGGCGATTTTTCGGATAAACTGTTTTATATCAAGCGTGGACGTGTGAAATTAACCAAATCTACAGACGAAGGCAAAGAACTGATTCTGTATATGTATCAGGCCGGCGACATGGTCGGTCAGGCTGACCCGTTCTTCAGCACGAAGCACAGCTTCACAGCCGAAGTCATTGAAGAGAGTGAAGTTGGCGTGATCGAGCAGAAGGATCTGGAGATTCTGATCTGCCAGCACTGTGACTTCGCCATCGACTTCATGAAGTGGATGGGGATTCATCACCGTCTCACCCAGACGAAATTCCGCGATCTGATGATGTACGGCAAACCGGGCGCACTCTGCTCCACACTGATCCGTCTTGGCAACACCTATGGTGAGAAGACGGGCGACAGCATTCTCATCAACAAAAAAATCACGCATACAGATCTGTCCAACATGATCGGCGCTACCCGCGAGAGCGTTAACCGGATGCTAAGTGATCTGCGTAAAAAAGATGCGGTAGAGTATGAGAACGGCATGATTGTCATCAAGGATCTGGCGATGCTGCAGGAAATCTGCCACTGCGAATTATGTCCCAATGAAATTTGCCGAATTTAA
- a CDS encoding PqqD family protein, which yields MKPTRDVFVQYRVIKGTKFIMKNYHVFELDEIGEIVWDALDGETTVQQIAENISNIYNEPLETVELDIKQFIKELLEKELIEV from the coding sequence ATGAAGCCAACCAGGGATGTTTTTGTTCAATATAGGGTAATCAAAGGAACCAAATTCATTATGAAGAATTACCATGTATTTGAATTGGATGAAATCGGTGAAATCGTCTGGGACGCTTTGGACGGTGAAACTACCGTACAGCAAATTGCAGAGAATATTTCAAATATTTATAATGAGCCTCTAGAAACTGTAGAGCTTGATATAAAACAATTTATTAAAGAACTGTTAGAGAAAGAGCTTATTGAGGTTTAA
- a CDS encoding orotate phosphoribosyltransferase, with the protein MERLKKLVSQSIVYEPISRRSGGRCDVYVDSAHLLYHPEVLTLAAEKMLSIAYERRATHIGGEATSALPLIGAIMTLSVLRGQQLHGFMIRKKLKSYGKSSLIEGDLPSGSRVLLIDDVTGRGSAAVRCCKILRELAVTIVGYSSIVDRQEQAEFILHEQFGVDLLPLILIDECQRVQL; encoded by the coding sequence ATGGAGCGTCTTAAAAAACTCGTTTCTCAATCTATCGTTTATGAACCCATATCCCGTCGTTCCGGAGGTAGATGTGACGTCTACGTGGATTCTGCGCATTTACTATACCATCCAGAGGTTTTAACTCTTGCAGCCGAGAAGATGCTTAGTATTGCGTATGAACGGAGAGCCACGCATATTGGAGGCGAAGCAACTTCTGCCTTGCCTCTTATCGGTGCAATTATGACTTTAAGTGTTTTAAGAGGACAACAATTGCATGGCTTCATGATCCGCAAGAAGCTTAAATCTTACGGAAAATCCAGCCTGATTGAGGGCGATTTGCCTTCAGGCAGCCGTGTGTTGCTGATTGACGATGTGACAGGAAGAGGTTCAGCGGCTGTAAGATGTTGCAAAATTTTGCGTGAATTAGCGGTTACGATAGTAGGGTATTCATCTATTGTTGATCGTCAAGAACAAGCGGAATTTATTTTGCATGAGCAGTTCGGAGTAGACTTACTTCCGCTTATTTTAATAGATGAATGTCAGAGGGTGCAACTATGA
- a CDS encoding inositol monophosphatase family protein, which yields MTDSMEQVEDIIRECTKLGYALKQVACLNQRSLFNVQEVNAYGERSLMIDLILEELCVNFFKGIPSIRNIISEESGYLDFNRGRFTVILDPLDGTKNFTMGLSYYACSIAILDENGHVRGSYVINLANGHEYTAIKGVGAFRNGQPIHTMKHQHLNQCDGIFVGLAKTERELQAMKRVILQLKSYRAMGCAALDLCCVAIGAASVFVDISFTAKLVDVLASSLILEEAGGRVTTENGISITQLTAQGNIRRITLQQKFCTFGAANAALQEVLMDTSRLQRPIQQ from the coding sequence ATGACAGACAGCATGGAACAAGTCGAAGATATTATCAGGGAGTGCACCAAATTGGGCTATGCTCTTAAACAAGTGGCATGCCTGAATCAAAGATCATTATTTAATGTTCAAGAAGTTAACGCGTACGGTGAAAGAAGTCTGATGATTGATCTCATACTTGAAGAGCTTTGTGTAAACTTCTTTAAAGGTATTCCATCTATCCGCAATATCATTAGTGAAGAAAGCGGATATCTCGATTTCAACCGGGGCCGGTTTACTGTCATCCTTGATCCGCTTGACGGAACCAAGAATTTTACTATGGGGTTGTCCTATTATGCTTGTTCAATAGCTATCTTAGATGAGAACGGTCATGTACGTGGATCATATGTCATTAATCTGGCTAATGGCCATGAATATACTGCTATTAAAGGAGTAGGTGCCTTTCGAAACGGACAGCCTATTCATACAATGAAACATCAGCATCTTAATCAATGCGACGGCATTTTTGTTGGATTGGCCAAGACTGAACGTGAACTGCAAGCTATGAAAAGAGTAATTCTTCAACTGAAGAGTTACAGGGCTATGGGATGTGCGGCACTGGATCTCTGTTGTGTGGCAATTGGCGCCGCTTCTGTTTTTGTGGATATTAGTTTTACGGCAAAACTGGTTGATGTTTTGGCCTCCTCCCTGATTCTTGAGGAAGCAGGTGGTCGAGTTACCACTGAAAATGGAATTTCCATTACGCAACTGACGGCACAGGGAAACATCAGGAGGATCACGCTTCAGCAGAAATTTTGTACCTTTGGAGCAGCTAATGCTGCTTTACAGGAGGTTTTAATGGATACATCCAGATTGCAGAGACCTATACAGCAATAA
- a CDS encoding pyridoxal phosphate-dependent aminotransferase — protein sequence MIRMHLNENPLVDQSYCRYPDPGYEQLRSLLRLQFGLRDTEVLIGNGSTEIISTIFLWAHLNHKKILFPWPSYILYQELERVYNADVIRIPVGLGEWDVDQIAEVVPENSLLILCNPNNPTGRYVTRKDILRLLSSLPDSTTILLDEAYIEYIDVREIGDDCFTIDELLYSNCIIVRTFSKFYALAGLRIGYALLHPELFRTLRPYLQLWNVNIPAIERAVVCLQDKNRYMEGRQQTIQLREILQTALEQAGFFVLPSQTNFLCCSHPQIDLWTANWKKEGYYVNQLIPYADSELRSYVRLSVEDTKVMKRFIELIKQERRI from the coding sequence ATGATCCGGATGCATCTTAATGAGAACCCGTTAGTTGATCAGAGTTATTGCCGTTATCCTGATCCGGGGTATGAACAGCTACGAAGCTTGCTTCGTTTGCAGTTTGGTCTACGCGATACGGAGGTCCTGATCGGTAACGGGTCGACGGAAATTATCTCAACTATTTTTCTATGGGCTCATTTGAATCACAAGAAAATATTGTTTCCATGGCCATCTTATATATTATACCAAGAGTTAGAGAGGGTTTACAACGCCGATGTAATCAGAATCCCAGTTGGCCTAGGAGAATGGGATGTAGATCAAATCGCTGAAGTGGTGCCGGAGAATTCGCTATTAATTTTGTGTAATCCCAATAATCCCACGGGCAGATATGTGACTAGGAAAGATATACTAAGGCTTCTCTCCAGTCTGCCGGACTCAACTACGATTCTATTGGATGAGGCCTATATTGAATATATAGATGTACGTGAAATAGGAGATGATTGTTTTACAATAGATGAGTTACTATATTCGAATTGTATTATCGTACGGACATTTTCTAAATTTTATGCTCTTGCAGGTTTACGGATTGGATATGCCCTGCTTCATCCTGAATTATTCAGAACTTTACGCCCTTATCTGCAATTATGGAATGTGAATATTCCGGCTATTGAAAGGGCGGTAGTTTGTCTCCAAGATAAGAATCGTTATATGGAAGGCAGGCAGCAGACTATACAATTGCGGGAGATCCTTCAAACAGCTCTTGAACAAGCAGGATTTTTCGTATTACCTTCACAGACCAACTTTTTATGTTGTTCACATCCACAGATAGATTTGTGGACAGCAAACTGGAAAAAAGAAGGTTATTATGTTAATCAATTAATTCCATATGCTGATTCTGAACTGAGATCCTATGTCAGGTTATCGGTAGAAGACACCAAGGTTATGAAGAGGTTTATAGAGCTTATTAAACAAGAGCGGAGGATATGA
- a CDS encoding MDR family MFS transporter, translated as MMRRIFKILSYYEVAIWIRFFGSAITSITNFMLRPFLILYLYDRLEGTVIVPLLIVGLQPLASIAVSLIGGGISDRFGRKPVMVASLLVQAMTMTGFIFADSVWAFAILSFLNGFGVPLFVPAANAQIADIVPPDKRAEVFALLHTAFNVGPAIGPLLGLAVFAWNQAVVFAIASAAFGLYTLIVWWKIPETLPQREVINIKQKVPRLSWIDNKKLYLFTLFAVPVGLLYSQVETTLPLHLKDNFVNHTSILAVLFTVNAVLVMSSNIWIAKKSENKSSKNMITISYILFALVSFGYGYSPSFLTLIIVEIIFSLSEMIGINHLQKYVSLMAPLDKRGRYFSIFGMYMQIPRLIGPTICGFVLAKFGGGVMFLLLSALLLLGGLMQYIHMGKSNQQGNQASNMINVS; from the coding sequence ATGATGAGAAGAATCTTCAAAATACTCTCATACTATGAGGTAGCAATATGGATACGTTTTTTCGGCTCGGCTATTACATCAATTACAAATTTTATGCTTCGTCCGTTTCTCATCTTATATCTATATGACCGTTTGGAAGGAACAGTTATAGTACCGTTATTGATTGTAGGTCTCCAGCCGCTAGCCAGTATTGCAGTAAGTTTAATAGGCGGAGGAATTTCAGATCGTTTTGGGCGTAAGCCAGTGATGGTAGCTTCATTACTGGTTCAGGCTATGACGATGACCGGATTTATATTTGCGGATTCAGTTTGGGCATTTGCAATTCTCAGCTTTTTGAACGGATTTGGTGTGCCACTCTTTGTTCCTGCAGCAAATGCACAAATTGCCGATATTGTACCGCCGGATAAAAGGGCCGAGGTATTTGCCTTGCTGCATACTGCATTTAACGTAGGTCCAGCCATTGGACCTTTACTTGGATTGGCGGTATTTGCTTGGAATCAGGCTGTTGTATTTGCAATTGCATCTGCTGCATTTGGTCTATATACTTTAATTGTATGGTGGAAAATCCCCGAGACTTTACCGCAAAGGGAAGTAATAAATATTAAACAAAAGGTTCCAAGATTGTCTTGGATAGACAATAAAAAACTTTATCTTTTTACACTTTTCGCCGTTCCCGTCGGTTTACTTTATTCGCAGGTTGAAACGACGCTTCCTCTTCACCTTAAAGATAACTTTGTAAATCATACGTCAATTCTAGCAGTGCTGTTCACCGTAAATGCTGTTCTGGTAATGAGCTCCAATATCTGGATTGCTAAGAAATCAGAGAATAAGTCCTCTAAAAATATGATAACTATAAGCTATATTTTGTTTGCACTGGTCAGCTTTGGATATGGTTATTCACCAAGCTTTCTTACACTCATTATTGTTGAAATCATCTTCTCCTTATCTGAAATGATTGGAATTAATCACTTGCAGAAATATGTATCTTTAATGGCTCCTTTAGATAAACGCGGACGATATTTCTCCATATTCGGAATGTATATGCAGATTCCCCGTTTGATTGGTCCCACTATTTGCGGTTTTGTTTTAGCTAAATTTGGTGGGGGAGTTATGTTCCTCCTTCTAAGCGCTTTACTCCTGCTAGGAGGTTTAATGCAGTATATACATATGGGTAAGTCTAATCAACAGGGAAATCAAGCGAGCAATATGATAAACGTTTCGTAA